The genomic stretch cgcttttcaAATTGGCGCTCTGAAAAATATTActtactacttcgcttttttaaaaaaacgaagtgaaaaattcatagtggagagggccgtgtttgtttgcacaagcccttatattataattagagatagtaaaaatgcaaaaacctggccaaaccaaacgcggcccttgtgcagttttaacttcggtttttaggtaaaaaccgaagttaaaagtgtcCAAGGGATATGACTTAaggacctttaacttcggttttttggtaaaaaccgaagtggaaagtccactttctacttcggtttttaccaaaaaccgaagttaaaagtgcttTATAAGTCCCTTCCCTAGACCCGAACGGTCATCTTCTCAAAACCTCTCTACCCTCTGTGCAAAAAGAAACccccaaaacctccattaaccaCCGTGAGCCAACACCGATTTTGATTCTCcaagcttttttttttgttttttctttatttcttgcaatatttctaccctataaaccgaaatatagtccaaaaatctttttttttttgttttttagagaaaaaaaagcatttggccgtgggttttttctccatttgaaagtggtgtttcttgccggattttgaccggatttttgacattgcaaggggattttgagcttcaaaacaagtatagattactaaaatgtggttttgatgataattttttaattttctatgtttttttttaattttttttattattccgaattttaaattaatattttattaatttttataattatttgtttattttgttagtttaaataatgtgataaaaattaggtttattataaatatatatatgcatattagttagttttagaaattttgacaatagataaatttgttttttaaatatttgaaaaaaaataaatagcttgaagatgatcaaagtgttgttcattagtttcattaactagtttgattttttttatttattgatttgataattaattatgtagtttactaattatgtaatgttttagtagggtcgttgattgagtggtgaactttgttgttcatttcgggtgcattgaagattaatattgaaggttagttattttttgtatttatattactataagatttatgtataaagataagactaatgtaatcatgcatattagatttagtgaaagttatgtttgaaaattagtgaagtaggctctgggaaatttgcgtgatgtggtgatataaggatggattgatttatgcttgattattttgtttgtttgtgttgttgttataggaaattttgaaattgcggtatgctatagaaacagaggatactctgccgaatttttaaaaaaatttataagactagaacctaataatgatagattcatctatgcttgattattgtgtttgttttaaatggttttataggtaatttttaaattacggtatgctatagaaacagaggatactctgccgaattttaaaaaaaaattataagactagaacctaataatgatggattcatatatgcttgattattgtgtttgtttgtattgattttataggtaataatgaaattacggtatgctatagaaacagaggatactctgccgaatttttaaaaaaatttataagactagaacctaatataagttttttttctaacttattaggaattgaatattgttattagtatggataaatcatggatgcttgagaggagagaaacatcacaatttcaagatggattcaacaaaattttagagttttgcctaaagaattgtagtgatccacaaaaaattcgttgtcattgtatcgattgtggtaatggagtaaaggggaatattaccatgataaaggatcatgtattttgtcggggatttgatatgagttatagtaaatggtattggcatggagaattattaaatgatgacccatatccattaggtaggcgaggtgtagatgattttgagagtaatgatattgatgatcatcctatagaattgcttgatgaagcacaagaagagtttttttcATAATCtagaaaaatttgatagtatggttagagatgcagacagacaattgttcagtggttgcaataaactaagattttccacaatggttaaattttataacataaaaacagaaaatggagttagtgataagtgtttcagtcaatttttagctgctttcaaggagattttgccgctagaaaattgttttccggagtctacatatgaagtaaagaaaacattaagtttgatagggttgaagtatgagaagattcatgcatgtccgaatgattgtattttatatcgtaaggagtatgcagacatggacgcttgcccagaatgtggtttatcacggtacaaacctaacaaaagtaaagagattaggaaacttattcctcagaaagtgatatggtacttacctttgatttcgcggctgaagcgattatatcgaagtgcagaacactctaagaacttaatatggcacgagactggacgagtgaaagatggtaaactccagcatcctgcagattcacagacctggaagaaggtagattatatcaatccagaattcaaaaatgaaccaagacatcttcgtcttggtttagctgctgatggagtaaacccgcatagatctcttagtagtaggcatagttcatggcctgtcttcctggttatgtacaatcttcctccttggttggtgatgaaaaggaagttcatgatgctttcattaatgatttcggGCCCAAAACAACTAGGACATGATATCGATGTTtacttggcaccattaattgatgatttgaaagagttgtatgaaaatggtgttgaggcatatgatggttttaaaaaagaagtgtttaatttgaaagcggtgttgttatggactgttaatgattttccagcatatggtaacctatcaggtttaagcacaaaaggttaccaagcttgtccaatttgttgcaccaacacaagggcccgtcgcttgtcaaatggacgcaaaatgtgttatatgggtcatagacgatatttgcatttaagtcatcctgacagaaataaaaagaaaaagcatttgacggtactgtggaacgagacattgctccttttccattgtcaggtgagcaaattcttaaggaagtagaaaaagttgactttaggtatgggaagaagaataaaaacaaaaaagtcaatggatgttttcaaagaaaatcaattttctttcaacttccttactggaaagatttactcgttagacattgcttggatgtcatgcacatagaaaaaaatgtatgtgaaagtataatcggtacattacttgatacccaggtaaaaccaaagatggtttgtctagtcgtttagatcttgttaaaatgggtataagacaccgcttggcacctgaagaaaaaggggctcgcacatatttgcctcctgcttgttttacattgtctaaagaagagaagcaagctgtatgtcaatcattggcagggatgaaagtgcctgatggttactcatcgaatgttcgaaacttggtgtctatggaagatttgaagttaattggaatgaaatcacatgattgtcatatattaatgcaacaattacttccaattgtcattcggtcagttttaccaaaaagagttagagaaagtgtgacaagtgtgtgcatcttctttaatcaactatgcggaaaagaattggaaatgaagaagttgaatgcattgcatgatgaaatagttgaaactttatgcaagcttgaaaaatattttccaccatcattttttgacatcatgatacatttgatggtccatttagtaagagaagccaagttgtgtgggccagtttgggcgagatggatgtatccatttgaaaggaatatgaaggtgttgaaaggatatgtacgtaatcaccatcgccctgaagcttgtatggttgagtgttatttagctgaagaagctgtggaattttgttaagagtacatggttggaatcgacacaatcggaattagcaaaccacggaataactcggatggagttgatagaggattacgagggaaaggaacagtactgaccatatctcgtgcagaattagatcaagctcatttagttgtgttggaaaacaatcccgaagttcaaccctatataacgtaagttatagatttaataaacattatgctcatttttatgtataattgaaattttaatatgttgtactttgtattgtagtgagcacatggagttattacaatcaatgattcccaacaaggttaaaaataaacagaaatggattatagatgagcaCAATAAAACATTTAATCGATGGTTGAAAAATATtattctagcaaggttgggagaagaaaaccatggagtgtcgacagagttaaaacgcatatcatttggaccaagtgttcatgtaataaagcgcaatgcttacattgttggaggaaaaagatttcacacaaagtcacgagatgatgctcgaatggttcaaaatagtggagtaagtattgtggcagaagcagtgcatttcgctagtgcaaaagacaataatccagttCCTGGTACTATGGCATATTATgaggttgttgaagaaatatgggagcttgattattccttatttcaaattcctctgctcaagtgttctttggtggacaacaatgttggggttagaattgatgaacttggattcactttggttgatttaagtaagaaaggtcataagaatgatcctttcatcatggctacccaagcaaaacaagtgttttacataactgatcctgctgatgataaatggtcagttgttttacgaaccccggaaaggcagtttatagaagatgaaaatgacgaagaaaaCGATGATTTGTTCCATgacaattttattgttggacaaccaatacatgagcaagttgagaaaatccatgatttccatgaagttgatgatgatggggaatacattagaaatgatattagagacggaatatgggtagattgtggatcaaccaagaaaagaaaatgtgtccagtgagtaatgtattcatttttatgttaaatatgtatttatttatgtcataattgtaacgttaattcttgtttatgtgcatatgacaatttctgaaggggagaacacaccaaataggcgaggcccaacaaagaagaacaatatcaaCAATTATATAATTAGCATATATTTTATATGGAGGACACAAATTCTTAGTTAGTAGTCTTATAAATATATGGGATATTGGTAGCTAAAATATTTAAATTGATACGATTCAAGCACTTAAAtacctttagtttttttttttttttgcggtaaaaaTACCTAGCTTCAATAATTTCGTAGTCCGTAGGTATTTGACGTTAAATTTTGTGCTAAGTTTGACCAGGCATTGACCTGTCAGCAtaccatttgaaaaaaaaattggcagctaaattatttaagtttttatgattcaagcacttaaatacctaagttGTTTTACGTTAAAAGTACATAACTTCAATAATTTGGTACTATGTAGGCGCCCGATGTTAAATATTTTGTTAAGCTTGACCAGGTATTGACGTAGCAACATTCCATTGGCCAAAaatcaattaatttttatttttttcttaataaattaatttgaacTTAAATTAGACTTAAAAAGTgagtaattaaatataattaaaataaattttaaataaaatattaacttCTCAAAATCATTATCCAAACATAATCAAAatccttttatttaattaaatattttttctattagaataaaaaaattatttaattaaataattattcctAATTTTACGTTTAAAATAGATATCATAGGTTAAGTTCAATTActtaatattaagtttaaataaatttattaagaaataaataaaaaagaattgaTTTTTGACCAATCATATGATATCACGTCAATGGCTGGGTCAAACTTAATAGAAAGTTTAGCATAGGTACTTATAGAGTACCAAATTATTGAAGTTAGAACACTCAAGTATTTAAATACTTGAATCATAACAACTTAGATATTTTAGCCGTCAATTGATTTTTGACTAATAGTATGCTGCGACGCCAATGCATGGTCAAACTTATAACGGAAAATTTAAGTTTAGGCATGTACGAAGTATGAAATTATTGAAGTTATGTATTTTTATCATAAAAAAAGACTTAGATATTTAAGTGCTTGAATCGTAACAACTTGCTTATTTTAACCGCGAATATccctaaatatatatatggaGAACTTCTCAATGATTattacccatggatggttaccaTAAATCGATAAACAAGTTTTTGATgagaaataattataataataatgaaaataaataaataaaatatataaaatcaataatttcgaATTTTTTAGATTGAATAGGTGATAAACATTAGTTGGAAAGATAATAATGGTCACATTGATtattcacattaattcaaaaatgagtatttttttcTCATGGAATAGATAAAATGCATGAATcaaaaatgaataataaatattaaataagatttttttttattcttcaatTAATATATATGTGACATTCATGTCATTATAGCCTTccaaaaatttttaaaaaaaattaaaatttatttttataaatattaattagcaATTATAAATATGTACTATTAATTTACCACAAtcattaatattaaagtaattaagAGTAccccatatatatttatttatttaatttattactttctaaatacaataatatatttattccatAACACAACTTAATTAGCGCTACCATTCGAAAATGCAATGGTATTATTCTAAGCAACACAATGATCGATGTACAATTTATTGAAAGCAAATACATAAGCAAATACATAATACACAATACCTTGCAAATTAAGGCTACGTAACAAGGCAGCTCTATACGGGACCGCTGATCGATCAGCAACTAAGAATATTGTTGCTCTTATTTATACCTAAAACACCATAACATGaccttttttatttctttctcaGAAAACAGAAGGGTCAAACTCAAACTTAAACACTTCCGATAATGTCATCACTATACTTGTTCTGAACATCCCAAAACTTGTTCCACAGCATCACACCTCCATACTTCTTCGACTTCTTAATCTTCGGAAGAACCTTCGACTTTAGAACACCCGGCGGAATATAGCCGCCGACTGCTCCGGCTGCCTTCCTCGCCGCCGGCAACCCCATAAAGATCTTTTTGGACTTGGTTAAGTTTTTGTTCCATTTGTCCCATGAGTCAAGAAGCTTCTTAACAGAACCCGTTTTGGCGTCATACTGGCATGGGCCATTGTTGTAAAACTGAACCCAAACATAGTCAAAGCTCACAGCCTGAAGCGCCTCACCAACAAACTTATCAGGATATATACACTGAGGAGCTGCACTCAACAAAACAGGCCTTTTACTAGTGCTGCGAGCTTTTAAAAACCTAGCGAGATCGTCGTAGTGTTGGGGGTTTCCGAGCTCGATGTCGAAATCTATTCCGTCCAAAACGGCGTCGCCTAAGGGACGAGAGCTGGACTTCCCACCCAAGAAGTTGTTCCACAAGTAGTCCGCCACATTTTTGGCGTCGGCTTTGGAAGTCAGAGTGTACTTTCCAATGCCTCCTCCAATGGAGAGAAACACTTTGATTCCTTTCTTTTGACAAGCCTTTATGCCTTTGCTCGCCACCTGGCAGCCGCCGCCGGCGGGGTTGCAGTGGCTAGcgaggtttatttggggtttctGGCCGTTGCCGAACTGGTTGAGAAAGGAAATCATGACATATTTGTACCTTCCGGAATTGCAAGTGTCGAGAAGGGTTCCCTCGTTACTGGCTTGGCCCCAGTAGATGGCTATGCCACCAGCATTAGAGGTTTGGACTAAGAAGGCCAAGGTTGAAATGATACCAAGGACTAGAAAAGTGATCAGTTGAGAATCTCTCGCCATTGTGCTTTCTATTATGTTTGGTTTTGGGTGTGATGGTACTACGTTTAGGCTTCTCTATTTTATAGGCTTTAAAACCCCCAGAAACTATGTCCAAAGAGTCACGGGTTTTTGCTTAAATCATGTGGAATTTGAAGTCAACCTTTTGGGTTTCCTATTCATTAATTACGTGATGATAAGAATCCCCTAGTCCTACGGTCtatatttttaaatcataaacagagtacTCTAACTTCGAGACAACGCATATATATCCGATGGCTCCAATAATCAGCTAAAAATGTGATCGAAATACTTGTTAGTACATATTATTAATTCATACATTGGCATATGGTTTTGGTCCTTTGGATATTGGGtaatataattgttattataTATAACTTTCATCGAGGACTTGAAAGTAAACAACATTTTTAAAATGCACTACCGGTGCGGCTACATCTATGGAATAcaggatggaaatatatgtatatatatatatataatgtatacaCGTACTAATGAGAAATGTCTCTAATAAGAAATGTCTCTTATAGATCCATATATGTTTCCTAAGGTTATAATTAACAAGTCATGACTCATGGTAGCCTTCATCAGAAGTTTCCTACCAATTTTCGcctttattatattaaataaatgttTAGACGACTGGTGTATATATGtatagtgatatatatatattttctataaaaCATGAATAAcgaaaatttttagttttaacgattttttatttttttaatattaattttaacagaatatttttatatttaacagaatattcttatacttaatggtagtttgtaaacacttaaacttaaataaaataaaataaataattataaaaattaaaataagatattttttagataatttacaattataattatttaaaaataataaaatcatattttttataacttaaataaaatttaattaaacttaaacttaaacttacttaatagaataatatcatattaaatatataatatgctctgctgtcaattagcaacaaattacttttttaaaaaaatagcaaaaattttaaatttaaaatccacgtataatatttaatattacattaaacataaaatatataatctcttgttgtaactcccaaattcaaaaattaaaacaaacataaacttaaataaaaataaataaattatttaattaaaataaaatatttatttaaaatttatatgacattaatataaatttaataaaagtaaTTAATAAATTCTGTAAAAGTAAGTAAACTTGTCTTCcttatctagtatatatatatatatatatatatatatatatttatacgaaGTCAAGAGTGAGAGGAGGAAGACAGATAAAACCCTCGACCAttttaaccaaaaaaaattacTATAGAGTTAGACTAGTCGATGAAACACATTTGCACTGTGCAACCGGTAAAATATGATGAGATTTAGATCTATCTAAATATAAAAGTTATCAACGGTAGTTTGTTCTAAGTTTGGAACACACTTGGTTTAGTCCCCAATCAAAAGTATATGTAAACTAAATTTCTCTTGTATggatgaaaatatttttcaaaatgttcATTAAAATtatgtaatttaatttttttatagtttaatcttatttaaaatatatgtttaattttttatattttatatcttttatatataaaaaaatgtgtagataacggaaattcttagttttaatagtttttatttttatttttttccgttaacgtaatagaatattcttatatttaacggtagattttaaatatgattttgttgacgcggtttttcggcaacagataattatatgaataaggagagagattagtgctaaatggtgaactgtaatagatgaatgatctcaaaggaagacTGTAAACTAAATTTCtcttgtgtgatagtttgttttttttattaagagattgaatctctttctcttcatcaaattcacgaaaagatattgtgagatacattagaaactaaaaatagttgatgcatgtataccaCTGTCTACACagtgactttttctattattattttatttctattattaatttcttttttaatattattgttatatatatatatcaatgttgtgtttagatgttatatatgttgagattattgatataaatatttatatatactatagaactataattcattctatttatatatacatattaaaaaaaatagtgaaccagttttattaaaattatagacaatatttacaattttaaaataaaatgtgcattgcacgttgcttctgcCTAGTAGTTTTTAAAAGTATTTAACAAATTAAAAGTTATATATTTTTCTAAGATTaaaagtaattttattttataattcaataattaaattttttagattattcaatttttattaaatatatatttgaaacatcttttattattatagttaATATTTACCGGGGCATTTGACTTGTTTTAAGGAAATATTCGTTTAGGAATCAAGATTCTATTGTGCCTTAGACACAAACTTTGTTCATCTAACACAAGGTATAAGGTAACTGAATCTCCATATGAAACTGGTATATGTTAAATATGCTATCgtcttttattttaataatataactTTTGAAGTAATTTGTTTGCCACGTTGTATTGATGATATTCAATTTGAATATATATAGTTCTCTGCTCATTTTTTTTATACAGTCTTAAGTTACTTACAATCACTGCAACGAAATAGGAATTTTAtaactttatttgggagacattaaaagtctacAATATCTCCTTTGGAGAGATATATTGTAGGTAGAATCATTGTAAGTGTATATCTCACAACTCTCAATAGGAGAGGTTAGACATATCTCACGTCTCCTATTGGAAAAGGTTGAAAGGTATCCTAAAACGTGGACTTTCAACATCTCTCATTCGGAGACatagtgggagaggttgaaagtctccaggttttaaaaaaaaattaaattaatttataattaatattattttaatttgatttaataattaatcaaattaaaattattttaatttaaatttaaattgatttaataattgattaaattgaaattattttaatattgatttaataattgattaaattgaaattattttaatattaatttaaatttatttaataattaattaaattgaaatcaatttaatattaatttaaattgaaattgacataattaataaaagggataattgcggcataagtacccaatgtttggattttgtacgcggcatagacccagtgtttatttttagtggcaaaagtacccaaagttagtaaaactgtaattctgtcagtctcctccgttaggcagacacgtgtcacgtttttattggtccaaatcataattatttttaaaatattattgagttggaccaatcaagaagtgacacgtgttggtccagtcatcacgaaacggaacctaacggaggaggctgacggaattacagttttactgactttgggtacttttgccactaaaaataaacattgggtctatcccgcgtacaaaacccaaacattgggtacttatgccgcaaatatcccttaataaaataaaaatatacaagaaacacaatatttgttagacatatttgTTAAACATATACAAGaaacacaatatttgttagacatatataaaattaacaaatattgcactgTGTATGAAGAAAAATGTAAAAAAGTAAGAAAACCTAACAACGAGGTctgtaactttggattatcggtaacATATATGTCGTCCATTCTTGTTGCAACTcttcaatttgtgcctctgtatatgacgtATTTTTTAactgcaaaaaatataaagtaaaatatattaattaattatttgattacatttatatatatggtttcaaaaataatttgtaaatttgaattaataataccgttctcaagtaatgtctgGAACTCGCATGTTTAATCAAAtcattcaacatcctcattatgtagcatccacatgccacattgtctggttggtgtgaacattaattatttaaaagtatgagtatcagggatctcgacatcaagaagattcatagagaaaaaaagattgaaagtgttgacgatcactgatacaatctcctcacggttattcagatctgaatataccggatcacaacaataaacataatatgcatatggtgccaaaataagcaacatccaatgttcactgcataagaaaaacgaaaaaaattataactcaaatgttaaacaaagaaagtattgatatgggtcggaaaaatgacgACTTTTTAAACTTACTCATGGTTCCAAGGGATAAGTATAACTTGTTCTTTTAATTTTATGTCATTGCATCGTCTGAACATATTTTGAACACGATcttcgaatgaactcccttgagtggctacaatattaggattgacaaataaaaatttattttggtGACCTTGTTGtgccacatatctgtaaatgaacctaatacaaaaatacgAAAATTGTTAtctgaatgaataaatcaaattagaaaagtAAATGAACGAACTTTGTGGATATATACCTTATGTAGCTGATGACAAcagcttgtccaatcttctcctttcgagcaaactaaagtatgtcatccttaaatatataacagtgaggcATATCCTGATAAAAAAATTTatactctatgcctagattgacacactcgccatcagcCCACTGAGATACGATATTATGTAATCCTTCTAATGGAGTGTGGAGCggttgtgttggaggagtttgtggtcgtcttctttctcgtggttgttgtgttgatggagcttttggtcgttgtgatctagtcctacttgtagagggagcctgtatacaataatatcataaattaaaactcaatttctttgtaatctcattttattgtctataaaataatagaaattatttttcaacttggtcaatcactttgctcacatgttttattttcatgattatttgtttaatataaacttctattaaattttgagcatatagctaatcgtatttatagtgatgtaatcacagtggaatataaatatgattgtatgttcaaaataagttaatcaTAAGAtaagtcagtgcataggatttacactgacatgccaatttacgatatgatctacttacacattgtggtgtgatgttatttccagaatattagcaaagtagataagattagatgtatttattacatcggacaagaccgatattgacagttgataagataa from Humulus lupulus chromosome 5, drHumLupu1.1, whole genome shotgun sequence encodes the following:
- the LOC133780318 gene encoding hevamine-A-like, coding for MARDSQLITFLVLGIISTLAFLVQTSNAGGIAIYWGQASNEGTLLDTCNSGRYKYVMISFLNQFGNGQKPQINLASHCNPAGGGCQVASKGIKACQKKGIKVFLSIGGGIGKYTLTSKADAKNVADYLWNNFLGGKSSSRPLGDAVLDGIDFDIELGNPQHYDDLARFLKARSTSKRPVLLSAAPQCIYPDKFVGEALQAVSFDYVWVQFYNNGPCQYDAKTGSVKKLLDSWDKWNKNLTKSKKIFMGLPAARKAAGAVGGYIPPGVLKSKVLPKIKKSKKYGGVMLWNKFWDVQNKYSDDIIGSV